In Brevibacillus brevis, a genomic segment contains:
- a CDS encoding class I SAM-dependent methyltransferase, protein MSEWSTKAAEQWDQFASDWHSNSDTMWEKGSRRTILPFFERQVSPADGPILDAGCADGYASCKLATLGYNVEGVDIAGEMIRLANDRAKQAGLAIPFQTGDISRLPFADDTFAGVLSINVVEFTPSPLKAIRELRRVLIPGGVLVLGILGPTAGPRAHSYRRLYDEQTIQNTMMPWEAKQLATENGFQLLEEEPVYKEGVTPDIAGRLRVELREAVSFLTVFALQKVEA, encoded by the coding sequence ATGAGCGAATGGAGTACAAAAGCTGCGGAGCAATGGGACCAATTTGCTTCAGACTGGCATTCGAACAGCGATACTATGTGGGAAAAAGGAAGTCGGCGTACCATCCTGCCTTTTTTTGAGCGCCAAGTGTCGCCTGCAGACGGTCCCATTCTCGATGCAGGCTGTGCGGATGGCTACGCAAGCTGCAAGCTGGCCACCCTTGGATACAACGTTGAAGGGGTAGACATTGCCGGGGAAATGATTCGCCTTGCCAATGACCGGGCAAAACAGGCCGGGTTGGCTATTCCCTTCCAGACCGGGGATATCAGCCGATTGCCTTTTGCGGATGACACGTTCGCCGGCGTCCTGTCCATCAACGTAGTCGAATTCACTCCGTCTCCACTGAAGGCGATTCGCGAGCTTCGGCGTGTGCTTATACCCGGAGGAGTTCTTGTGCTCGGCATCCTGGGGCCGACGGCTGGTCCCCGCGCTCACAGCTACCGCCGTTTGTACGACGAACAGACGATCCAAAACACGATGATGCCATGGGAAGCCAAACAGCTCGCTACGGAAAACGGCTTTCAGCTTCTGGAGGAAGAGCCTGTCTACAAGGAAGGCGTGACACCTGACATCGCGGGCCGCCTTCGGGTGGAGCTGCGCGAGGCTGTCAGCTTTTTGACCGTGTTTGCTCTCCAAAAAGTCGAAGCCTGA